Proteins from one Pantoea cypripedii genomic window:
- the feoB gene encoding Fe(2+) transporter permease subunit FeoB, translated as MKKLVIGLIGNPNTGKTTLFNQLTGARQRVGNWAGVTVERKEGQFFTASSDVHLIDLPGTRSLTTISADTSIDESIACQYLFNDQADLVINVVDASNLESNLFLTVQLLELGVPCIIALNMQDIAASQNISIDIDALSSQLGCPVVSLTSTRGAGIARLKETIDSHHHRAPMKWVAYPAEVETMVTRLRTMMPTAIPAQKQYWLALQLLEGDLNSQKICPGVVPHLPEISKEAGGDPGMVIADYRFRAITHLCATVSNIHQSAPGRLTGLIDKVVLNRWAGIPIFLGVMYLMFVLSINIGAALQPVFDSGSVALFIHGTQWLGYTCHFPDWLTVFLAQGIGAGINTVLPIIPQIGLMYLFLSFLEDSGYMARAAFVMDRLMQALGLPGKSFVPLIVGFGCNVPSVMGARTLDTPRERLITVLIAPFMSCGARLAIFAVFAAAFFGAHSASLVFSLYVLGIVVAIITGLMLKHTLLRGEASPFIMELPVYHRPHLKSLLIQTWQRLKMFIIRAGRVIILVSMIIGVLSSFSFSGNTVNNINGSALAATSKVITPILQPIGVTDDNWQATVGLVTGIMAKEVVVGTLNSLYTGEDVQSGGFNPEEFNLLSELTGSLTTTWEGLKAAVSLGALANPIEASKGDGEMAAGQMGVMSAKFGSVFAAYSYLIFVLLYVPCVSVMGAIAREAGRNWMLFSFFWGLNVAFSIATLFYQSVTFNEHPAYSATCLFSVIVVNVVLITLLRKWGKRIKEHRLNTPAPGNSAGCGGCKGCCNS; from the coding sequence ATGAAAAAGTTAGTCATTGGTTTGATCGGTAACCCTAATACCGGCAAAACCACCTTATTCAACCAGCTTACCGGTGCACGGCAACGGGTGGGTAACTGGGCGGGAGTGACGGTCGAGCGCAAAGAAGGGCAGTTTTTTACCGCGTCATCAGATGTGCATCTGATTGATTTGCCGGGTACTCGCTCGCTCACCACCATTTCGGCGGATACCTCGATTGATGAAAGTATTGCCTGCCAGTACCTGTTTAACGACCAGGCCGATTTGGTGATCAATGTCGTCGATGCGTCGAATCTGGAAAGTAACCTGTTTCTGACAGTGCAACTGCTGGAGTTAGGCGTTCCCTGCATTATCGCGCTGAATATGCAGGATATTGCTGCCAGTCAGAATATCAGCATTGATATTGATGCGCTTTCCAGCCAACTGGGATGTCCGGTGGTATCCCTGACGTCAACCCGTGGCGCAGGGATTGCCCGTCTCAAGGAGACCATTGACAGTCACCATCACCGTGCGCCGATGAAATGGGTGGCATATCCGGCTGAGGTTGAAACCATGGTCACCCGGCTGCGCACCATGATGCCAACGGCTATCCCGGCTCAAAAGCAATACTGGCTGGCATTGCAGCTGCTGGAAGGTGATCTTAATAGCCAGAAAATCTGTCCGGGCGTGGTGCCACATTTGCCGGAGATCAGCAAAGAAGCCGGTGGCGATCCGGGAATGGTGATTGCCGATTATCGTTTTCGCGCCATCACTCACCTCTGCGCTACCGTCAGCAATATCCATCAGTCTGCACCTGGTCGGCTTACCGGTCTGATCGATAAAGTGGTGCTTAACCGCTGGGCAGGGATCCCGATATTCCTCGGCGTGATGTACCTGATGTTTGTACTGTCGATCAATATCGGTGCCGCGTTGCAACCGGTGTTTGATAGCGGTTCGGTGGCTTTGTTTATCCACGGTACGCAATGGCTCGGCTACACCTGCCATTTCCCCGACTGGCTGACGGTATTTCTCGCGCAGGGGATTGGTGCGGGTATCAATACGGTGCTGCCGATTATTCCGCAGATTGGCCTGATGTATCTGTTCCTGTCATTTCTGGAGGATTCCGGTTACATGGCGCGGGCGGCTTTCGTGATGGACCGCCTGATGCAGGCGCTGGGGTTACCGGGTAAATCCTTTGTGCCACTGATTGTCGGCTTTGGCTGTAATGTGCCCTCAGTGATGGGGGCGCGCACGCTGGATACACCGCGTGAACGTCTGATTACGGTCTTGATCGCTCCCTTTATGTCCTGTGGTGCGCGTCTCGCCATCTTCGCCGTGTTTGCGGCGGCATTTTTTGGTGCCCACAGTGCCAGTCTCGTGTTCTCGTTATATGTGCTGGGTATTGTGGTGGCGATCATCACCGGGTTGATGCTGAAACATACGTTGCTGCGCGGCGAAGCCTCTCCCTTCATTATGGAGCTGCCGGTTTATCATCGCCCCCACCTTAAAAGCCTGCTGATTCAGACCTGGCAACGCCTGAAAATGTTTATTATCCGCGCAGGTCGGGTGATTATCCTCGTCAGTATGATTATCGGGGTACTGAGCAGCTTCTCCTTTAGCGGCAATACGGTGAATAACATTAATGGCTCTGCGCTGGCAGCGACCAGCAAAGTGATTACTCCGATTCTCCAACCCATTGGGGTCACGGATGATAACTGGCAGGCCACCGTGGGGCTGGTGACAGGCATCATGGCAAAAGAGGTGGTGGTAGGGACGCTTAATAGCCTGTACACCGGTGAAGATGTGCAAAGTGGTGGGTTCAACCCTGAGGAATTTAATCTGCTTTCGGAACTGACAGGCTCGCTGACTACTACCTGGGAAGGGTTGAAAGCCGCGGTCAGTCTGGGGGCGTTAGCCAACCCGATTGAAGCCAGCAAAGGGGATGGTGAGATGGCTGCCGGGCAGATGGGGGTGATGAGCGCGAAATTTGGCAGCGTGTTTGCCGCCTACAGCTACCTGATTTTCGTGCTGCTGTATGTGCCTTGTGTCTCGGTCATGGGCGCGATCGCGCGTGAAGCCGGCAGAAACTGGATGCTGTTCTCGTTCTTCTGGGGTCTGAATGTGGCGTTTTCTATCGCCACCCTGTTTTATCAAAGCGTGACCTTTAATGAGCATCCGGCCTATAGCGCAACCTGCCTGTTCAGCGTCATCGTGGTGAATGTGGTGCTTATTACGTTACTGCGTAAATGGGGTAAACGGATCAAAGAACACCGTCTCAATACACCCGCACCGGGGAATAGTGCGGGATGCGGTGGCTGCAAAGGGTGTTGTAATAGTTAA
- the feoA gene encoding ferrous iron transporter A, which produces MHIKTNRVYRIAGYKSPINPAWRQKLLAMGMIPGALIEVIRVAPMGDPVQIRTRRISLAVRQQDLAAILLEEMTA; this is translated from the coding sequence ATGCACATTAAAACGAACCGCGTTTATCGGATTGCAGGCTATAAAAGCCCGATTAATCCTGCCTGGCGGCAAAAACTACTGGCGATGGGAATGATCCCCGGAGCGCTGATTGAAGTTATCCGCGTGGCGCCGATGGGGGATCCGGTGCAAATTCGCACGCGGCGCATCAGCCTCGCGGTGCGGCAGCAGGATCTTGCGGCCATCCTCCTTGAGGAAATGACCGCATGA